One region of bacterium genomic DNA includes:
- a CDS encoding ABC transporter permease, producing MNLRFIWQQFSKNRMAVAGLAFVLVLFAVAALAPHLSAHSPTAYDLGSILKPPSAAHWLGTDEEGRDIWARMVFGTRISLTVGLISVALYVAIGVLLGALAGYFGGWVDVVVSRAIEVMICFPTFFLILAVLAFIGPSLVNIMIVIGLTSWPGIARLVRGEFLKLRKQDFVMAGKIVGAGNARIIFRHILPNSLAPVFVSATFGVASSILIESSLSFLGFGVQPPTPSWGEILSQSRDFMDIAWWLAFFPGLAIFISITAYNLVGEGLRDAIDPRMKI from the coding sequence TCTGGCAGCAGTTCTCCAAAAACAGGATGGCCGTCGCGGGCCTCGCGTTCGTCCTCGTTCTCTTCGCCGTCGCGGCCCTCGCGCCCCACCTCAGCGCCCATTCCCCGACCGCCTACGACCTGGGCTCGATTCTCAAGCCGCCCTCCGCGGCCCACTGGCTGGGCACGGACGAGGAGGGGAGGGATATCTGGGCCCGGATGGTTTTCGGCACCCGCATCTCGCTGACGGTGGGGCTGATCTCCGTCGCCCTCTACGTCGCCATCGGCGTCCTCTTGGGGGCCTTGGCGGGTTACTTCGGAGGCTGGGTGGACGTCGTCGTTTCGCGCGCCATCGAGGTCATGATCTGCTTTCCGACCTTTTTCCTCATCCTCGCCGTGCTCGCGTTCATCGGTCCGTCGCTCGTCAACATCATGATCGTGATCGGGCTCACGAGCTGGCCGGGCATCGCCCGCCTCGTGCGGGGCGAGTTTCTCAAACTGAGGAAGCAGGACTTCGTGATGGCGGGCAAGATCGTCGGGGCGGGGAACGCCCGGATCATCTTCCGCCACATCCTGCCCAACAGCCTGGCGCCCGTCTTCGTCTCGGCCACCTTCGGCGTCGCGTCGTCGATTCTTATCGAATCGAGCCTGTCGTTTTTGGGGTTCGGCGTCCAGCCGCCGACGCCGTCCTGGGGCGAGATCCTCTCGCAGTCGCGGGACTTCATGGACATCGCCTGGTGGCTGGCGTTTTTCCCCGGGCTCGCCATTTTCATAAGCATTACCGCCTACAATTTGGTAGGAGAAGGCTTGCGGGACGCGATCGATCCGCGGATGAAGATTTGA